In Zingiber officinale cultivar Zhangliang chromosome 1A, Zo_v1.1, whole genome shotgun sequence, a genomic segment contains:
- the LOC122000905 gene encoding uncharacterized protein LOC122000905 has translation MPASEKIAYTLDKTPPKETPVNATLDELENLEKWLDHNLQARCYMLASMSKNCKGTMEKEKSVFLVGSSSGSKKRPKKKGKKHSAIMKKIKPNKKARPTKSNQSEHVYFHYNKPGHWRRNCKEYLAQKHFGKDDGKK, from the exons ATGCCAGCATCTGAAAAGATTGCATATACATTGGATAAGACACCTCCAAAAGAGACTCCTGTTAATGCCACCCTTGATGAGTTGGAAAATCTTGAAAAATGGTTGGACCATAATCTTCAAGCAAGATGTTATatgttggcttcaatgtcaaagaACTGCAAAG GAACCATGGAAAAGGAAAAATCTGTTTTCCTTGTGGGTTCATCTTCTGGATCCAAGAAAAGAcccaagaaaaagggaaagaagcaTTCTGCAATTATGAAGAAGATCAAGCCTAATAAGAAGGCAAGACCTACAAAATCTAATCAGTCAGAACATGTTTATTTCCACTATAATAAGCCTGGACATTGGAGGCGCAATTGTAAGGAGTATCTTGCTCAAAAGCATTTTGGAAAAG ATGATGGCAAGAAGTAA